The following coding sequences are from one Methanofastidiosum sp. window:
- a CDS encoding cation-transporting P-type ATPase: protein MEQIKDIHELSVEEAILNLQSSKEGLSKDEVEKRFSSFGPNEIQEKRATPLYVKLLKQFFNFFAILLWVASGLSFLGEYLSPGEGNINLGIALVAVIFINAFFTFYQEYKAERAAEALKKLLAPLAVVLRENIEQEIPSNQVVVGDIIILSEGDKVPSDARLIEQYELKVNNAPLTGESKSLKRSVDPFSGNILDSQNVVFSGTTVVSGSGKAIVFATGMGTEFGKIAGLTQEINEDPTPLQKEISYFIKYISIIAIFLGITFFLIGWSLGNTFTANFIFGIGIIVANVPEGLLPTVTLTLSIAAQKMAKKNALIKSLNSVETLGSTTVICTDKTGTLTQNEMTVKKIFVNGKEYDVSGVGYKPEGKLQMGEKDLDEKEIEPIIPFLKTSFFCNNSKLTFEEDKYSIIGDPTEGALLVLAKKIIDTDTSCQFEERIFEIPFTSDRKMMSTIYKGKTTVAYVKGSPESVISLSNKILINGKEIDLTSDGKQNLQEKAENFQKNALRTLALAYRLVDEKEKYTAENVEKDLVFIGLVGMIDPPRLGVKEAVNKCKGAGIKVVMITGDNKLTAEAIGRGVGIIESDTPTVVEGTDVNNMGLEDLKNILKNQEIIFARASPKNKLDIVMALKQMGEVVAVTGDGVNDAPALKEADIGISMGSGTDVAKEAADVILIDDNFKSIVEAVLEGRAVYDNIKKFISYILVSNVPEIVPFIVYVLFRVPLPLTVIQILAIDLGTDMLPAIALGTEPAEIDVMERPPRSRKDRLLTIPLIIKSYGLIGPIEAAAGLYGFWWVLKQGGWILGTQLAFTDPLYLKATTMCLVAIIVCQIVNVIGCRSLRNSIFKMGFFKNKYIFLGIISEIILIIAFTNLQVFKTFLGTASIEPELILLILPFALLIFVVDELRKYLMPKLGFNEI, encoded by the coding sequence ATGGAGCAAATAAAAGATATTCATGAGCTCTCAGTAGAAGAAGCTATTTTAAATCTTCAATCGTCTAAAGAAGGACTTTCTAAAGATGAAGTTGAAAAAAGATTTTCTTCATTTGGTCCAAATGAGATTCAGGAAAAAAGGGCTACTCCTTTATACGTTAAACTACTGAAACAATTTTTTAATTTCTTTGCTATTTTACTATGGGTTGCGAGCGGTCTTTCATTTTTAGGTGAATATCTGTCACCAGGAGAAGGAAATATTAATCTTGGTATCGCATTAGTTGCTGTAATCTTTATAAATGCATTTTTTACTTTTTACCAAGAATATAAGGCCGAAAGAGCGGCCGAAGCTCTAAAAAAACTATTGGCACCTTTGGCAGTAGTATTAAGAGAAAATATAGAACAAGAAATACCTTCAAATCAAGTTGTAGTTGGGGACATTATTATTCTATCTGAAGGAGATAAAGTTCCATCAGATGCAAGATTAATTGAGCAGTATGAGTTGAAGGTAAATAATGCACCTTTAACGGGTGAATCAAAATCTCTAAAGCGAAGTGTAGATCCTTTTAGCGGAAATATACTGGATTCGCAAAATGTAGTATTCTCTGGAACTACTGTAGTTTCAGGCTCTGGGAAAGCTATCGTTTTTGCCACAGGAATGGGAACAGAATTTGGAAAAATAGCTGGCCTTACCCAGGAAATAAACGAAGATCCGACACCTTTACAAAAAGAGATATCCTATTTTATTAAATACATTTCGATAATTGCCATCTTTCTTGGAATAACATTCTTTTTAATAGGGTGGTCTTTAGGAAACACCTTCACTGCAAATTTTATTTTTGGAATAGGAATAATTGTTGCAAATGTTCCAGAAGGCCTTCTCCCAACTGTCACATTGACTCTATCGATTGCAGCCCAGAAAATGGCTAAGAAAAATGCTTTAATAAAGAGTCTAAACTCTGTTGAAACTCTCGGATCTACAACTGTGATATGTACGGATAAAACTGGAACTCTCACACAAAATGAGATGACTGTTAAGAAGATATTTGTCAATGGTAAAGAGTATGATGTTTCTGGAGTTGGGTATAAACCTGAAGGAAAACTTCAGATGGGGGAAAAAGATTTAGATGAAAAAGAGATTGAACCTATAATCCCTTTTCTAAAAACTTCCTTCTTTTGTAACAATTCAAAATTAACTTTTGAGGAAGACAAGTATTCTATAATTGGGGACCCAACAGAAGGTGCACTTTTAGTTTTAGCAAAAAAAATTATAGATACAGATACAAGTTGCCAATTTGAGGAAAGAATCTTTGAAATACCCTTTACCTCGGATAGAAAAATGATGAGTACAATATACAAAGGAAAAACAACTGTCGCTTATGTTAAAGGATCGCCGGAGTCAGTCATATCGTTGTCAAATAAGATATTAATAAATGGAAAAGAAATTGATTTAACTTCGGATGGCAAACAGAACCTCCAAGAAAAAGCAGAAAATTTTCAAAAGAATGCTTTGAGGACTTTGGCACTTGCATATAGACTTGTAGATGAAAAAGAAAAATATACTGCAGAGAATGTCGAAAAAGACCTTGTATTTATAGGATTAGTTGGGATGATAGACCCTCCCAGATTAGGGGTTAAAGAGGCAGTTAATAAATGCAAGGGTGCAGGAATCAAGGTCGTAATGATAACGGGTGACAATAAACTTACGGCTGAAGCTATTGGAAGGGGCGTAGGTATAATTGAAAGTGACACTCCTACAGTAGTAGAAGGAACAGATGTCAATAATATGGGACTAGAAGATCTGAAAAATATATTAAAGAATCAAGAAATTATTTTTGCGCGGGCATCCCCAAAAAATAAACTTGATATAGTAATGGCTTTAAAACAGATGGGAGAAGTTGTAGCAGTCACAGGCGACGGCGTAAATGATGCACCCGCCTTAAAAGAGGCCGATATAGGGATATCAATGGGGAGTGGGACGGATGTGGCAAAAGAAGCTGCTGATGTTATACTAATAGATGACAATTTTAAGAGTATAGTGGAAGCGGTACTTGAAGGCAGAGCTGTTTATGATAATATTAAGAAGTTTATTTCTTATATACTAGTTAGTAATGTACCTGAGATAGTTCCTTTTATAGTATATGTTTTGTTTAGAGTTCCCCTTCCTCTAACAGTTATTCAAATATTGGCAATAGATTTAGGTACGGATATGCTTCCTGCAATTGCACTTGGAACAGAGCCTGCTGAAATAGATGTGATGGAAAGGCCACCTCGTTCTAGAAAAGACAGACTTCTAACTATACCTCTTATAATAAAATCATATGGACTTATAGGGCCAATCGAAGCTGCTGCAGGATTGTATGGGTTCTGGTGGGTATTAAAACAAGGTGGCTGGATTTTGGGAACGCAGTTAGCATTCACAGATCCACTTTATCTTAAAGCTACAACGATGTGTCTCGTCGCCATAATAGTGTGTCAAATTGTGAATGTTATTGGTTGCAGAAGCCTTAGAAATTCTATATTCAAAATGGGCTTTTTTAAAAATAAATACATATTTTTGGGGATAATTAGTGAGATAATTTTAATTATCGCTTTCACTAACCTTCAAGTCTTTAAGACTTTTCTTGGAACTGCTTCAATAGAACCCGAATTAATTTTGCTGATTTTACCTTTTGCATTATTGATATTCGTCGTAGATGAATTAAGAAAATACCTGATGCCGAAGCTAGGATTTAATGAAATATAA
- a CDS encoding UbiA family prenyltransferase, with amino-acid sequence MKQTFKSYSDLTRAHFMFAWPLIFCSGLFLALYNYGGFSWALVIKAALIGLFGFEGGMILNDYIDRDIDKSDVEYDKLTFYWRPYKSRPLPFGEISPKNALRLFLLFIIITISLILTLPFPNSLYVMLIYFYCYFMEYFYQIKKRNQKFPFAQLLGRTDFAIFPVAGYLCVGAPDKVALLFFLFFYPLALSHLGLNDLIDIKNDIARKMNTITVLYGIKGTVRWIGLFNLIHFLAAILFLSILPRFTFYGFLIPFALLFVGIYLLVKDPSPDKSLKILPLYHISMLVYSISIIIGTTI; translated from the coding sequence GTGAAGCAAACTTTCAAATCTTATAGTGATCTAACAAGGGCTCATTTCATGTTTGCATGGCCTTTGATATTTTGCTCCGGTTTATTTTTAGCTTTATATAACTACGGAGGATTTTCCTGGGCTTTAGTAATTAAAGCCGCACTTATAGGCCTATTTGGATTTGAAGGTGGAATGATACTAAATGACTATATTGATAGAGATATTGACAAAAGCGATGTAGAATACGATAAACTAACTTTCTATTGGAGGCCCTATAAAAGTAGGCCTTTGCCTTTTGGAGAAATATCTCCAAAAAATGCATTAAGACTATTCTTATTATTTATTATTATTACTATCTCCTTAATCCTTACCCTACCCTTTCCCAACTCTCTTTATGTCATGTTAATTTATTTTTACTGTTATTTTATGGAATACTTTTATCAAATCAAAAAAAGGAATCAGAAGTTCCCGTTTGCACAGCTTCTTGGCAGAACTGATTTTGCCATATTTCCAGTTGCAGGGTATTTATGCGTTGGAGCTCCGGACAAAGTAGCATTGTTATTTTTTCTTTTCTTTTATCCACTTGCGTTATCTCATCTAGGCTTAAACGATCTAATTGATATTAAAAATGATATTGCCCGAAAGATGAATACAATAACAGTTCTTTATGGTATCAAAGGAACTGTAAGATGGATTGGATTATTCAATTTAATCCATTTTTTAGCAGCAATTTTGTTTCTCTCAATTCTTCCTCGATTTACTTTTTATGGATTCTTAATACCGTTTGCACTATTATTTGTTGGAATCTATTTATTAGTAAAAGATCCAAGTCCCGATAAGAGTCTTAAAATCCTTCCTTTATACCATATATCAATGTTAGTATACTCCATTTCTATAATTATAGGCACAACAATATAA
- a CDS encoding prenyltransferase has product MPFVAYSLGALISYKLKFLFYPTNYLIGYFIIFLIELATVLINEYYDFEGDKLNKNFGRLTGGSRILVENKISINEIKLALIFVTLSFLIASLYLLKITLFSNQVLFLLILGFVLGISYTAPPIKLSYRGLGEVNVALIHGFYVIICGYVFQGGVLDTKIIWIISIPIFFSSLAGVALAGIPDLESDRLVSKKTLISILGYKNNLIFSLCCVIITGILSIYLKFYLVSAKYSYLYYFITFYSIILSAIIINSINKFDFKIDTLIMKIMILIAFSVFVPLFIFLT; this is encoded by the coding sequence ATGCCATTTGTCGCTTATTCTTTAGGGGCTTTGATTTCATATAAGTTAAAATTTTTATTTTATCCGACAAATTATCTTATTGGATATTTTATTATATTTTTAATTGAATTAGCAACTGTTCTAATAAATGAATATTATGATTTTGAAGGAGATAAACTCAATAAAAACTTTGGTAGATTAACTGGCGGTTCAAGAATTTTAGTTGAAAATAAAATTTCAATCAACGAGATTAAGTTAGCTTTGATTTTTGTAACTTTATCATTTTTGATAGCTTCTCTTTACTTATTAAAAATAACTTTATTTTCTAATCAAGTATTATTTTTATTAATTTTGGGTTTTGTACTTGGCATTTCTTATACTGCCCCTCCAATAAAATTGTCCTATAGGGGTTTAGGAGAAGTTAACGTTGCACTAATACATGGATTTTATGTTATTATTTGCGGTTACGTTTTTCAAGGGGGGGTACTTGATACTAAAATTATTTGGATTATCTCTATACCCATTTTCTTTTCGTCATTGGCAGGTGTTGCTTTAGCGGGTATTCCAGATTTAGAATCCGATAGATTAGTTTCAAAGAAAACTTTGATATCGATACTTGGATATAAAAATAACTTAATTTTTTCTCTGTGTTGTGTTATTATTACTGGAATTCTTAGCATTTATTTGAAATTTTACTTAGTTTCTGCGAAATATAGTTATCTTTATTATTTCATTACTTTTTATTCAATAATTTTATCAGCTATTATAATAAATTCAATTAATAAATTTGATTTTAAAATTGACACATTGATTATGAAAATAATGATTTTAATTGCTTTTTCTGTATTTGTGCCTTTATTTATTTTTTTGACATAA
- a CDS encoding TrkH family potassium uptake protein, translating into MRFGPVFHVVGYILQLIGVAMLLPIPWGLYYHEEETYLFVICAIITFATGLALNKLLKEENDKLRVVEGIGIVSFGWIITSVFGALPFYLSGNFSFVDSFFEIISGFTTTGASIINDVEALPHCILFWRSLSHWIGGMGIIFLAFILLPALSVGGRELISPESSVTQLEKIKPRLRDVAKSLYGIYLLFTGAQIILLLFGGMNIFDSMCHTFGTIATGGFSTKNTSIAYYNSPYIEGVIVLFMFLGATSFTLHYNAFRRKFDYFKDEEFIFYVGILAFSILFMTLDIRTHIYDSLSQSFRYATFQVMSISTTTGFATADFNLYPDFSRLILVLLMIMGGCAGSTAGAIKIMRITILTKAGVRELKKIIHPHAVMPINFRGKVIPQETLVNIGTFFASYLAVYVVSCLIMTGLGVDMITSLSAVAATMGGVGPGLGLVGPATTYYVLGPGAKILLSFCMLVGRLEIFTLLVLLSPAYWKE; encoded by the coding sequence ATGAGATTTGGGCCAGTTTTCCATGTGGTTGGTTACATCCTTCAGCTTATTGGAGTTGCAATGCTTCTCCCAATCCCGTGGGGGCTTTACTACCATGAAGAAGAAACCTATCTATTTGTTATATGCGCAATTATTACATTTGCCACTGGGCTAGCCTTGAACAAATTATTAAAAGAAGAGAATGATAAACTCCGGGTCGTTGAAGGGATAGGGATAGTCTCGTTTGGCTGGATAATAACGTCTGTATTCGGAGCACTGCCTTTTTATCTTTCTGGAAATTTTAGCTTTGTAGATTCATTTTTTGAGATCATATCTGGTTTCACTACAACAGGGGCGTCCATTATAAATGATGTAGAAGCGCTTCCCCACTGCATACTGTTCTGGAGATCGCTAAGCCACTGGATTGGAGGAATGGGGATTATATTTTTAGCCTTCATACTGCTTCCCGCTCTCTCTGTCGGCGGAAGGGAACTTATATCTCCAGAATCCTCAGTGACCCAACTTGAGAAAATAAAGCCAAGGTTAAGGGACGTTGCAAAGAGCCTGTATGGGATCTATCTTCTTTTTACGGGGGCGCAGATCATCCTGCTTTTGTTTGGCGGAATGAATATTTTTGACTCGATGTGTCACACCTTTGGAACAATTGCGACAGGTGGATTCTCAACAAAAAATACTAGCATCGCCTACTATAACAGCCCGTATATTGAAGGTGTGATAGTGCTGTTCATGTTCCTAGGGGCCACAAGTTTCACATTGCACTATAACGCCTTCAGGAGAAAGTTTGATTATTTCAAAGACGAAGAGTTTATTTTCTATGTGGGTATATTGGCATTTTCTATTCTTTTCATGACTTTAGATATTAGAACGCATATCTATGATTCATTGAGCCAATCCTTTAGATATGCCACTTTTCAGGTTATGAGCATATCCACAACAACTGGTTTTGCAACTGCTGATTTCAATTTATACCCAGACTTCTCCCGATTAATATTAGTTCTTCTCATGATCATGGGGGGATGCGCCGGTTCTACTGCGGGGGCAATAAAGATAATGAGGATAACAATCCTAACAAAAGCAGGTGTGAGAGAGCTCAAGAAAATTATCCACCCTCATGCTGTAATGCCTATTAACTTCAGGGGAAAAGTTATACCTCAGGAGACCTTGGTGAATATTGGAACATTCTTTGCTTCTTATCTGGCCGTTTATGTCGTATCATGCCTTATAATGACGGGGCTTGGAGTGGATATGATAACGTCGCTATCTGCCGTTGCTGCTACCATGGGTGGTGTGGGGCCTGGACTTGGTCTTGTCGGACCTGCAACGACTTACTATGTTTTAGGCCCGGGAGCCAAAATATTGCTTTCATTTTGCATGCTCGTAGGCAGGCTTGAAATATTTACTTTGCTAGTTTTGCTCTCGCCGGCATACTGGAAAGAATGA
- a CDS encoding cation-transporting P-type ATPase, giving the protein MPNNDYYHKTSEEIISEFSSSLEDGLTSNEVKKRLNQYGNNEIEAKIKIPLWLLLLSQFKELLVIILIIGALISFFIGSYRDGTIIFLIVLVNAIIGFVHEYKANKIIEKLKGLVKSRAKVIRNGELAEVSQIELVPGDIIKLEEGDKVPADIRIIQCSDFKTNEFTLTGESLPQGKSSEPIADEVGIADRKNMAYTGTTVASGNAIGIIVATGMKTETGKIASLTEETSDVQTPLQKELRLLARELTIIVIIISLGLFTLGLIQDFSVYMSLVYALGVAMAVVPQALPAEVTVALSNGSNYLANRKAVVKSLPAVETLGSTTVICTDKTGTLTKNEMTVRSLWFNGQEYKISGLGYQPEGDISDVEDKLISNEKRDEIKTMLKAASMASNAEIRPPDKEHKEWYCIGDPTEGALITAANKIGIDCNEENKSCPEIQEFSFSSERKRMGSIRKEKTGHFLYIKGSIDSILSISKYIYLDGKEKNLTEENISAIKKANEHYAQNSMRVLAIAYRSLDYKGECQAEETEKEVVFLGLAAMMDPPKEGVREAISDAKKAHIRIFILTGDHALTAEAIGKEIGLSEDNKTPIITGKELKELTDDKLVEYIGGKESIIFSRVDPEDKLRIVKILEGQGEIVAVTGDGVNDAPALKRAHIGVAMGLKGTEVAKEASNLILLDDNFATLVDAVKGGRTIYNNLRKTVSASMTTNSGELTLVLVGLLGAALWGYPIPILAAQILAIDLLGQIMPLTFLTFDPPDPDIMVQKPRKPSEHIFNKFSGAEVMILGVIIGFLAFMNFLLFMDREGIVLTMENLDSIFYLKATTLSYCTIVFCQFINTLERRYAYTSIFNKNFFSNKILLGSIVFSIGLVSFAIYGPGISDFLSFGSIEILDWGYIIFSAGLYLIVYELLKLFKKFNNKRKNLVI; this is encoded by the coding sequence ATGCCAAATAATGACTATTATCACAAAACCTCTGAAGAAATAATTTCTGAATTTTCATCTTCATTAGAAGATGGTTTAACTTCAAATGAAGTTAAGAAACGTTTAAATCAGTACGGAAATAATGAAATTGAAGCCAAGATTAAGATTCCTTTATGGCTGCTGCTTTTATCTCAATTCAAAGAACTGTTAGTTATAATATTAATTATCGGGGCTCTAATCTCATTTTTTATTGGAAGCTATAGGGATGGCACAATCATATTCCTCATTGTCCTTGTAAACGCAATAATAGGGTTTGTTCACGAATATAAAGCAAATAAAATTATAGAGAAGTTGAAAGGTCTTGTCAAATCACGGGCAAAAGTTATCAGAAACGGAGAGTTAGCTGAGGTTTCCCAGATAGAACTTGTACCGGGCGACATCATCAAATTGGAAGAAGGGGATAAAGTTCCAGCAGATATAAGAATTATCCAATGTTCAGATTTTAAGACAAATGAATTTACCCTTACCGGAGAATCCCTGCCCCAAGGAAAGAGTAGCGAGCCTATTGCAGATGAAGTTGGAATTGCCGATAGAAAAAATATGGCTTACACCGGGACAACTGTTGCATCAGGAAATGCTATAGGAATAATAGTTGCAACAGGAATGAAAACAGAAACTGGAAAAATTGCAAGCTTAACTGAAGAAACTAGTGATGTCCAAACGCCTTTACAGAAAGAACTTAGATTACTTGCAAGAGAATTGACGATTATTGTCATTATAATAAGCTTAGGTCTTTTCACTTTAGGTTTAATACAAGATTTCTCAGTGTATATGAGCCTAGTATATGCATTAGGAGTTGCAATGGCGGTCGTGCCACAGGCTTTACCTGCAGAAGTTACGGTAGCATTATCAAATGGTAGCAATTACCTTGCAAATAGAAAAGCAGTCGTAAAATCTTTACCTGCAGTAGAAACTCTTGGTTCAACTACAGTAATCTGCACAGATAAAACTGGTACTCTAACAAAAAATGAAATGACGGTAAGGTCACTCTGGTTTAACGGTCAAGAGTATAAAATTTCTGGCCTTGGTTATCAGCCAGAAGGGGATATTTCAGACGTTGAAGATAAATTAATTTCCAACGAAAAAAGAGATGAGATAAAAACAATGCTCAAAGCTGCATCTATGGCATCAAATGCAGAAATACGCCCCCCAGATAAAGAACATAAAGAGTGGTATTGCATTGGCGATCCTACAGAAGGTGCACTTATTACTGCAGCCAACAAAATAGGCATTGATTGCAATGAAGAAAATAAATCATGTCCCGAAATACAAGAATTTTCATTCTCATCAGAAAGAAAGAGAATGGGCTCCATAAGAAAAGAAAAAACTGGTCATTTTTTGTATATCAAAGGGTCCATTGACAGTATACTCTCGATAAGTAAATACATCTATCTGGATGGAAAGGAAAAAAATCTGACAGAAGAAAACATTTCTGCTATAAAAAAAGCAAATGAGCATTATGCTCAAAACTCAATGAGAGTATTGGCCATAGCATATAGGTCGCTAGATTATAAAGGAGAATGCCAAGCAGAAGAGACTGAAAAAGAGGTAGTTTTCTTGGGCCTTGCGGCAATGATGGATCCTCCAAAAGAAGGGGTGAGGGAAGCTATCTCTGATGCTAAAAAAGCACATATAAGAATATTTATCTTAACTGGTGATCATGCACTAACTGCCGAAGCAATAGGAAAAGAGATAGGGCTTTCTGAAGACAACAAAACGCCAATTATAACTGGAAAAGAACTGAAAGAACTAACTGATGATAAATTAGTTGAGTATATTGGCGGGAAGGAATCAATTATTTTTTCAAGGGTAGATCCTGAAGATAAGTTGAGAATTGTTAAAATATTGGAGGGCCAAGGAGAAATTGTGGCAGTTACAGGGGACGGAGTAAACGATGCCCCGGCACTGAAAAGAGCCCACATTGGGGTTGCTATGGGTTTAAAAGGAACTGAGGTTGCCAAAGAAGCTTCAAATCTTATATTGCTGGATGATAACTTTGCTACGCTAGTTGATGCGGTAAAAGGAGGCCGAACAATATATAATAATCTAAGAAAGACAGTTTCTGCATCTATGACTACAAACAGTGGTGAATTGACATTAGTTTTAGTAGGTCTTCTGGGAGCAGCTCTTTGGGGTTATCCGATACCAATTCTCGCGGCACAAATACTTGCAATAGATCTACTTGGACAGATAATGCCTCTAACATTCCTTACTTTTGATCCGCCTGATCCGGACATCATGGTCCAAAAACCTAGAAAGCCAAGTGAACACATATTTAACAAATTTTCTGGCGCAGAGGTCATGATTTTAGGGGTAATAATAGGATTTTTAGCATTTATGAATTTTCTACTTTTCATGGATCGAGAAGGAATTGTGTTAACAATGGAAAATCTTGATAGCATTTTCTATCTCAAAGCAACTACACTTAGCTACTGTACAATTGTGTTCTGTCAGTTTATCAATACCTTAGAGAGAAGATATGCATACACCTCAATTTTTAATAAAAATTTCTTTTCTAATAAAATACTATTGGGATCAATCGTCTTTTCAATAGGATTGGTATCATTTGCAATATATGGCCCTGGTATTAGTGATTTTCTATCTTTTGGAAGCATTGAAATCTTAGATTGGGGTTATATAATATTTTCTGCTGGACTATACCTAATCGTTTATGAATTGTTAAAACTTTTTAAAAAATTTAATAATAAAAGAAAAAATCTAGTTATCTAA